In Camelina sativa cultivar DH55 chromosome 13, Cs, whole genome shotgun sequence, the genomic window CTTCATCTTCATGGGTCTGGATGAATTGAATAAGGAGATGCATAATGTCCTCGGAAAAAGCGTAGGGGAGATTTGTGAGAGTGATTCCACAGGAAGAGACTGCCCTCGGAAAAAGCGTAGGGACTTCTGTTAACAGGCCAACGGCAATGATGACGCAAGGACCAAAGTAGCCTTCCTCCACCAAAAACCGTTTAATGCACAGAGCAACCAGAAGAACATCAGAGCAACAGGGAACAGGATACGTattgatgtcccaaaagacaAATGTTACAGCCTCCTCCTGCTTTGTCACCCTTGGTCCTGAATACAGAGGACACCAGTCCCACGTCATGAAAGGATCCCGTCGAGAACCAGCTGGGGGAGCGAAGTCTACATCACCACTGTTATCCTGTGTGATCCGTTTTTGAAGTAACTCTTCATGTTCTTCACCATGGAGATGTGTGATGAGATCCTCAAAGACATGGATAGGAGGATCACGATGGCATACTAGGCAATCCCACAAGGCAGATTCAACTGTTTCCTCATCAGGTGCCCCTGAATCTTGCTCAAGAAGGCTTTGAAGAGAATCATAGGGACATGGCTGAAGAAGGTGATGTTTCGTATAACCTAGGTAGCCAGAAACACCAGTGAAGATATTCGGATCGGATATGACCATTATATTAGAAGGTGGATTATTCTCGGCAAACGCAAAAAACAACCCCGCTAGTGTCTGAAGAACTTGAACCGTAGGGGACGTTAATGAGAGAGATTCCACTGGAAAAGACACTTCTAAGGATGCGAGCGGGGACGTTTGCTAGTACGCCAACAGCAGTGATGGTGACACGATGATGAGAGTAACCACGATTCTTCAAATACAGTTTAATACACGGACGGACCCGACTAGGATCAAAGCCGGAAGGAACCGGACACATATTGATGTCCCAAAACACCGCTATTACAGCCCTAGCTGGCTTCCGCGTAGGCTTATTCATCGTATTCAAAACCTGAGAGATGAGCAAGGTTTGATCTCGATATCGACTAGGGAGGGTTTGGTGATAAGGTCTGGCTATTGGTGgctatatatagattttaaagtcATAGATTTTCCAAAAATCTACTTTAATGTCAATTAAGATTATggaaaaaaatggtttttctaaaacaaattaGGAAATCTAGATTgggatggtttttttttgtcaattttaaaaggaaaactaaATTCTATGTTTTACtgtactttttcatttttaatcgtgacttgaattttttttgttttgttttttcttaaataaatttttaacacaaactttaaaaaccataaaccaaaatttagaatctaaaaacaaacaaaaaaccactTAAAAATTGTAACCAGTCATGGccttaatatttttgtaaataatactACTAGATTAGAAAAAGGGGAAATAATCAttaccaaataaataatataaaggGAGATAATAATGGTTAGATACTTAAATGAATTTAATATGTAATGTGTAATCAAAAGTTAACGATgagtacagtaaaacctctataaattaataaagtcggaccatgaaattttattaatttatagaggttttaatttatcgataaattaataattattaatttatcgataaattaatattttattaatttataaagagatttttagttttcataactttaaaattttgtattacaaaataaaatacttttgttattattcatatttgtaaagaattttcttaatttataatcttgtctATCGTAATTGCTAAGTTTAAAGTgtaggtaaaaatgataaatgttagaagtttagagttttgAAGAAATTGTTACTTGTatcattcatggtaatgatgaagtcgaataaGATATTGCGGTAGTTTTAGAACCAATTACATATAAAGATACAATTATCACATTTAGAActctttataatttttggatgcaaTTTGAGAAAAcgacaatgaaaaagattagagatgagcttcaataaaaatgcaaattcaaaaatatgcaaacaacaataaagtcatatttcacaaaattttcttagatatatatatataatatatttaatattatatgattattaatttatgatattgatgggaccatatttttacataggattttcaaaaaaaattattatcttactaatttatcgaaatgtatcattttttacaccggtcTAACTCGGGaccggaaaaatttattaatttatagcgaatattaatttaaagagtattaatttatagaggttctattgTACGTTAAAAGAACTTGTTGCGTTTTTTACCCCAAAAACTGTTtcttctgttaaaaaaaaaaaaattgtgaacgATCAAGTAAGAATTAAATTGGAGGATTTGAGAAAGACTCTCGACTATATATGATGATATTTATTCATGTCAAGTAACGATATGCCGACATCATAAAATTTGAGGTTAGTTAATAATAGTTATGTCAATTTcatcgtttattttttttcaaaaataataatatttaagtCTCTTTTTCTTACTCACAAGCACTTAAATTCATTATTccagttatatataaaaaaactagtaAATAGACCACAAATATTAAAGagacttataatatttaaagtttaagtATGTCATTACTCACAAACACTTAAATATTACtcacaaaaaaagttttaataatgatatcaatttttcaaaattgatatcaaaattttaagacAATATTTCATTATTGCTAAATGATACATAATTGGGGAAAAAACAtttcaacttttcttttatttattttttgtgaaGTAAGAAAAAGTgacttaaaaatattattctttgaaAAAATTAAACGATGAAAATGACATATTTAATACCTTTTTCAATTAGATAATTTGATTTGGAAGAGAAATAATATTGTTAGATACTGAGATAAGGTTTATTATAGGTAATGTATTTGATGATTATATCAAAAAACTAAGAAGATCGAAAGGTAATggtaaatattcaaaaagaatATGTAAATGTGGAAGGCTTGATATTTGTGGTCTATTTACTAGagttttttgttaaagttgggaaaaataaaaataaaaataaaagaaaagttgaaattttttttccccaattaTGTATATAATGAAAATTGTCTTAAAATGTTGAtatcaattttgaaaaagaaaaaaaaaagaaaaaaaacaaagagaatcaatattaaaaactaatttaattttttgaaatatgttAAAATTCAATATgcttttaatttatatgaaattttaggaaatttataCTGTATACAGAGAAATAGAGGACTGTTAATTAAAGTTTAGATAACATCATCACCTTTGTGGCGACTCATCAGCACATGTCGGTTCGAATCAGTTTATCAAAAACTTTAGTTTAAACAAAGCAAATTACATATATCAGAACGCCGCTGCTTCCATAATTCCCGGCGTACTCGTTGTTCTCGAACCGACAGCCACCGATTTCTCCGGCGGAAATGGTGAGTCCGACGAGAGACTCCATCCAGTCTTATATGAGCATCACTGGTGCCTCCGAGTCCCTCGCGATTCAGAGACTtgaggttcgtttttttttttctttcttcgtcaaaatctttattttctgaaagGACATGACTATGACTGGGGCAATTTCGTGGAGTGCCTTCTCCCaagattgattttgttatgacacacacacacagaattGAGTAGATATGGTTAGATTCTGTGATCAAATGTGTAAATGCTGCTGATAGATTTGAAATGTAATTGGGAGAGTTAGGGTTTTAGGTTGTGTAGGATCGGTATAGGAATTTCGATTTGTCTATTCTTGAGTAGATCTCGTTGCGTTCTTTTGAACTTTCTGTAAAATTTGAGCAGGAACATGGCAATAATCTCCCTGAAGCCATCAATGGCCACTTTAGAGATGTGGAAAGAAGCATGTATGTTTCTCAATCTCcttagttttgagttttctcttctatgattttgttttccCATGGTGTTAGctgtttgttttgttgggtTGTTTTTCCAGTTACGATGATTCAAGCTTAGACAATCGTCCAGACTACAACGTTGTGGAAGGTAACAATCACGTTCGTGGTAGCGAGTCCAGACCAGTCAACGAGTCTAGGCCAGTCCCAGGCGCACTTCCATCTATCCTCTCTGCTGCTCGGGCTTTCAGACCCTCTTTGCTTCTAGATCCCAATTACAGACGAAATCTCTTTAGGCAGCTCAGTGGCTCTGCTCTCTCTGGAAGTCCTTCTCCATCATCTCAAACGGGAGAAATCACAGGGTTCCCTGCTCACTCTACCTGGGGAAATGATCAGGCTCGTCCTCCTGGACTTGGACAGGTTGGAGACGGTTATGCTAGACATTCACCAACCTACGGATCCCAGGTCCATGGTGGGACACATATGGATGGTGAATCACCCGTTTATAGCAACgatgcagaagaagaaatgatcagAGCTGCCATTGAGGCCTCGAAGAAGGACTTTCAAGAGGGTCGTCACAACACAAGATATAGTTTAGACAATGTATAGTATTCTAGCTTCACCCTGTCTAGCTCCTATTTTGCATGAGCNGTAGAACTCAGTCTACAAAAATAGGGGTTGTAAACTGTAATCAGAGTGAACCCTTAGATTTTCAACCATCGACGAATTTTGTATGCTTGGTCAATAGATGATCATAGTGAATCTTAAAGCAAAATGCACTCTCCAGNTTGGTCTTATTATTGATGCAGGATCCATCTAGCGTTTTATCTCCAATAGAGGTTATTAACCGGGAAGATGAGGACATTGCCCGTGCAATTTCGATGTCCTTAGAGGTAGGCGTTGATAGTTATCTCATCTGCTATGTACCATGTACGCGATATCTCAACTTAGCATATATGGCTTTCAGATGGAAGAGCATGAGAGTGCGTACCGAGACCAACTAGCTGAATTTACGCCTCAGTCCGTGGAGCATCACGATCCTTGTCAATCTAATACAAATGAAAGTAGCAGATATCAGGTGTGGAACTAAATTTCTCTTCACCTCTGATAAGCCTTTTCCAGCCTTCTGGTTAATAGCTAtcgaataatatatatagtttgggATGCTTTCCTTTACAGTTTCCACCAGTTTAGGTGGTGGACATCCATGTTAAGTTAGAAACACTTTTATTAGTTTCTCCTTAATACAATGTGTTGAAACTCTTTAAGCTATCTTGCTAACTAAAACCTTTGTACTTGAAGCCTGGGAGCTCTTCAGTGCAAGACACGCGTGAAGACATGAAACAAAAGCAACCAATTAATACCAGCTCTCAGCACAGACATGATCACCAGAATGTTGAAGCTTCTTATCCTGAAGAGGTAAATTAATTGATACAAGTTCGATTATTCTTATCAGTGAAAGTAGCCAGTCAAGAACAAATTAACATATTCGTAGTATCATGTGTTCGTCTTACCTTTTTTCACCTCTTGTTGACTGCTACTAGTGGGGTGGCATTCCGTCAAAAGAGCTACAAGAGGCAATAATGCTGGAAAAGGCACTCTTTAGTGGAGTAGCTAAAGAAAATACTTCATATAATAATCAACCTGGAATTCACAAGGAGTCACAATCTCCCGATAAGAAGGTCGTTGAAGAGGTAATCCGATTTTCTTGTGAGGCATTCATTCATTGGAACATAATCCAGGCTGTGAACAACTACTCTGCCGTAAATCCATTTTAGAACTCAGTCTACAAAAATAGGGGTTGTAAACTGTAATCAGAGTGAACCCTTAGATTTTCAACCATCGACGAATTTTGTATGCCTGGTCAATAGATGATCATAGTGAATCTTAAAGCAAAATGCACTCTCCAGTGAAAGCTGATATTACTTTGGTTCTTCAATCTTATTTAGTTCTTATTTTCACTGTTTTGGGTACTTCGCTTGTGGCAGGAATCTGAGAGATCTTCCACTACAATGAAGCCAGTGCTTCCCATCGAACCATCAGCTGAAAATGAAGATGCCATCACTCTACTCGTTAGAATGCCAGATAGCAGCCGTCATGGTCGTCGCTTTCTCAAATCAGACAAGCTTAAGGTGAAGTTCATGAGTCTCTATTGATTAGTGAGGTCGTAGTCAAGCTTCcctgactgtttttttttgttaagtgcAGTACCTTTTTGACTTCATAGATGCTGCTGGATTAGTCAAACCTGGCACATATAGAGTGGTAAGCCCTGTGATCTGCGCTAGCTATTCTCCTGCATTAGTTCAATGCAATTTCTAAAGGATTCAAGTTTCTTTCTATCCCTCACATCTTGGATTATATTTTATGGTACTACAAGCTTTATAACTCGCGTGAATGTTGTTGGTAAACAGGTTAGACCTTATCCTCGACGTGCTTTCAGCCTTCAAGACGGTGCCTTAACTTTTGAGGAACTCAGTCTCACCAACAAACAAGAAGCGTTGTTTCTGGAACTATTGGTGTAACAATGTAACCTGATCTGATGGTAGTAGAAACTAGTTGACTTCAGTTTACTGTTAAGTCTGTAAGCGCTTTATTATCTAAATGCATGCATAGTCACACACTTTGTACTTAACTGTCTAGTTCATTTAATCACAATGAACCTCCGGTTTGAAACAATTGATCTGGTATTTGTTTCTCTTCACTCCCCCAAAAGTCTATTTgtgtttacaaaatatttgaagaaaaaaaaatggagctaCGAATATTATGAATTATTCAAAGCTTGATCAAGGATCTGATGACTGATCAGGCGCAGGTGCGGTCCAGTACTCCTtcacaagaaacaaaatcttctcCCTTTCAAGAGGTCCGTTCTCATGATCTCCTATTCTCCCTTCCCATTGCATCGCATCTGTTATCTTCTTCACTTTGGTTAACACATCAATGTCGTCTCTGATGATCACGCCTCCCTTTGGTCTTAGAATCCTGTCCATTTCTAGCAAGATATCTTCCATGTCACATCTGTCTTTGTACAGACTGAACACTGAATCGGCATGGATGAAATCGTACGTTCTTGGGTAAGTTGACATGGCTTCACACCTGTTTAAGAGTTGatgaaatgaaaataagaaaagccCATAAAAACTTCCCAAAAGAATGCTTACTCGGTTATTAGAAATAGGAACCTTACCAGTTTTGGTACGTTCCGATCAACCCTCGCTCATAGATGACTCCAAGGGTGTTGACACTGGCCTCCATGGGGACAACGTTCATGACCCATACAGGATCATCGACTAAGGCTGAGGCAAAACCCCCAAGATGAGCGTTCATGTCAAGGAAGTTTCTGTATCTTCCCGTCTCTGCGAGCTGCTGGTCAAAGCGCTTGTAGTAAGTCACTCTTCTCTGCCATGTCTCTGTGTTGCTGACAAAGTCATCCTCGTTGATTCCTTCCAAGCTTCCACTTTTGATCCTCGGAGGAACAGCGTTTAATCTCTCAGGCCATCTTGCCAACTTCCCACCCGCTACTTCTTTGATGTCAGATCCTGTTACTTCCGGCAACGGCGTCAAACATGTTTCAAGCTTAGTGTACctaaaaacccaaaacagagcaaaccatGATGGAGTCAAATACAAAACTTCCTTTCTAGTGAGACCATCTCTTCTTGTCTAGTAATCAAATATACCAGGCCTGGTCGGGTAGTGTCCGGTGGCAGAAGGGAGGGCGTCGTAGAACTACCCGGTTGCGCTTACAGTGAATATGGTTGGTGGGTTTCTGCCATACCGCAAGATCCTCTCTCTGCACCAGTTTCTTCCAACACAAGCTCCTAGCGACCCTCTCGATTTGAGACTGCTCCGAGTTGAGATCGTCTTTGGTTCTTTCCCAACCCTTCCAATGTCTCTGCCAGTTAATCGGCGGTCCTGACAGAATCCAATACCCGCCCGGTCTCAGTACCCTATCCACCTCTATCAGATACGTCCCGTCTGCTCACACCAAAACAGTagtcaaaacacacacacacacaagaaaccGAATGCAAAATGAAGATGTGACTTGAGAGgttaagaataatattactgTATTGGCCCCAAGGTATGAGACATCGAGAGCAATGAGCAATGTCGAACGCTCTGGCCGGAAATGGGAGCCTAATAGAGGCTAAGACTCCGATAATGGCAGGGACTCCTCTCTCAAGTGCGAACTGAACCTGAGCCTCGTGTGTGTCTCTTGGTGCAAACGACATCGTTACTATGTTCCTCGACATTAGATACGCCCCAAAGCTCGCTACCTAATATCAACATTAGTTTAAACGGTCGATAAATCATGATAAACTCTATAATTAAATTTACTCATTTACATctataagacaaaaaaacaaaaaaaaaacatactagtTATTAAAGTCTTTTGACCACTTTACTTCTATTTGAAGATTAAAACTATCGATGCTAATAAATCCATAGTTTCTATCTGATGGCTCTCTCTAGCCAGCATTTACTTAGCTGTCCtacaatttatttaattacttgTTGGGATTAAAAAGAGTAATAATGTATTACAGCCTGATTCAACAATATACTAAAAATTAGAAAGTTGTTATTCGTTGCCAATAAGAGAAGCCCAAAATTAGGAATACTTAGCATATTTGTTTCCAGATTTGATcctattgacttttttttatctacttGTGACTTCAATGCTACTACAATCATATCTGTATCATTCTCACTCTTCCGTGTCAGAATATTCTTCTTGTCATAAACTTTTACACAAACAGATTTTGTGACCaaaattcttaaatttaaaacattttagatAAACAATTAACAATTAGTATATGACTAAACTTTGTAATTCTAATTAGGTGTGGCATGCCAAATTGGAAATAAATTTCTCTGTTGTGACCCAAAGCAACTACTAAATATCCTATGCATTGATCTATGAACAAAGGGAACATCAATAGATGGTTTCAATGTAATTTGCACAATCATCAATTAGTTTGACATGAATCTATATACACGCTACTATACAACTTATTTATGACTTAGTTCCACTAAATCTACTCCAAACCCCAAAACAAATGACCGTGTAAATTTGCAAAAACAAAGGAGAcatcaatttttcaaaagaaacaatcagaaaaattcaaaatggATGACATCAGAAGCATGGGATGAACATGGTAACATGACACAGAGAgtcaaaaaaaacagagacatcACATGAATAGTACAAAGAAACAAcaagatcaagaggacaagaaaaagagagtaatCTTAACTTACCCCACATCCAGTATCAATGGCTGTCCGAATGGATCCATCTTTGAGGTTTATCAACCGTCCGATCTCGTCGATGTAAGCATCAGCTCCACGTGGAAACATCGTACCACCACCAGGAAATAAAAACCTATCCTTGTCATACCTCACCCagttctgattcttcttctccaccgttAGCTCCGTGTGCGGCACGTTAGCAAACCACGCCACATCACGACTCTCCGGCCACCGGAAAGGCACACTGTAACCGAACGGCGCTGGAATCCGGCAGCGGAGCATCTCGTGTTTTTCCGGACAGTGTCTCTCTCTGTATATAAGCCTCTCTCTTGGGAAACTTAAAGACCGGTTCACGAACTCGCACGGCGTGTACTCCGAGAATTCGACGCCGCACGGCGAGATTTGAGTGACACGCTCCGCCGTCGCCGTCGAAGGTGGGTCAGGGGCTGAGTGACGGGCAGCGAAGTTGAGAACCGGTGCGGGTTGGTGAGGGAACGTGCAGGGCACGGACGTAAGGTCGTGGTTCGAAAGGGAGGAGCGTGAGAGTCCTCGGCCGGAGTGTTGCCATACTCCGATGTAGTAAAAGGCGGCGCAGAGGATAGCGATTAGAATCACGCGGTATAGATTCGTTTGTCTTGCTCTGAGTGATAACTTCGATAGCTTTGACGGCCACCTATAGTTTTCCATGACTTGGccggagaaagaaaaaaaagaaaacataaaaggaaaaaatcgaaactttcacaaaatatgtgattttgtgcccttttgttattttcttggtTGCATGTGTAAGTAAGATGAATGCTTTATTTATATGAGGTGACAGTGAGTTTTTCCATATATCATCccatctaagtttttttttttttttaacatctgacATTTTATTAGATAGTAAATGGGTAATACAAACTGTTAACCAACCAATTCGGTGATACTGTATAAACTTCATACAAGGAATTAATAACACAAACATGTCGTGAGAGTTTATCCGCTGCAGAGTTTCTTTCTCGATTGATGTGGTCTAAAGACGATTCCGGAAGTTTTGCTGTCCAATGGCGAATATCTAATAATATGGTGCCCAAGTCCAAGTTATCTCCACTGTTGTTGATGAGGGAAACCAGTTCTTTATTGTCTCCTTCAAACTATACATGCCGCAATCCATGTGCCCACACTATTTGTAGAACATGTAAGAAACCTAGCGCTTCAGCTTGCAATGATGATTGAGTTGGTTTTAGCTTCGCACAACCTGCCAATATTACCTTTCCAGTGCTATCTCTAAGTATCCAGCCTGTATTTGTGAAAGATCGGTTTTGCTGGTATCCACTGTCAAAGTTACATTTGAGCCAACCTGGTGGGGGTGGTGTCCATCTACTGCATCGGTTGTGACTTCTATCATGGTCCGCAGTTTGTTGAGAGGGTGTTCCTTCAGTATTCTCATTGTAATTAGCCTCAAACCATTCACAAGCAtcatattttccttttcttgccACATCCTCTGGAGGTCTTGATATTTTTTGGAAGATGAAATCATTTCTGGACTTCCAAAGTCTCCACATTATCCAGAAAGGCAGGAGGCGTTGATCAAGGGATATGGATGTATCCTTATAATTATGCAGTAGCAGTCTCACATTAGCTTCTAAATCATTAGCAAAACTGTTGTAGCCTACGTGGGTATTCACACATCTCCAAACAGCTTGAGCGAAAGAACAAGTAAAGAGAAGGTGattgattgtttcttcttctcggcAACATCTTTGACATATTGGATCAGCATGTATCATTATTGTTCGAAGCTGAGATGTCGTCGCTACAACACCTGATAAGCAGTTCCAGATGAAATGTTGAATTTTTGGAGCAATTTTCAGTTTCCATACTTCCTTTTTCAATACAATCGATCCTTGCGGGGGAGGGACGACTTGATCTTCTGGGATATTAACATGTGTTGTTACCCAATATCCTGATCGAACACTATACTGAGCATTTGATGTGTATGCCTAGTCATAGGTGTCATGTTCCGCATGCTGAGATATGTATAGCTTCTTAGCTAAATCTTGGTCTTCTGGATTAAGAACGCCCTCAAAGATGATCGGATCCcattctctgtttccttctttCCATAAATCTAATATTGTTAGATTGGTATCCAAGACTGGACCAGAAGCTGGTCTGGGTGGCAATGTAGGCAGCCAAGGGTCTTCCCATATCTTTATTGTCTGTCCATCTCCAATTCTTGCCCGAAGCCCTTGTTTCAGCAATTCTTTTCCATTTTGAATGGATTTCCAACCATACGAGGATCTTGGTCTCATTTCGGCTTGTAAGTAAGAAGTATGTGGATGATACATACCTTTGTATAGTCATGCCAACAAGCTTTGTGGATTCTTCAATATtctccatgcttgttttgcTAGCAATGCTCTGTTAAACTCATATAAATCTTTAAACCCCAGGCCTCCTTCTGATTTTGGGAGAGACATTCTGTTCCAAGCGACCCAAGGAATTTTTCTTCGACCTCTTTCTTTTCCCCACCAGAAGGTTGCAAGAACTCTTTGTATTTCTTCACATATAGAAAGGGGCAGAAGGAAGTAATTCATTGAGTAGACTGGTAGAGCCATCCCTATAGCTTTAATGACTATTTCTTTGCCAGCTGGTGATAAATACTTAAGGGACCATCCTTCAGTTCTTTCCTTAACTTTTTGCACTATATGATCAAACATCTCTACCTTTCTTTTGCCAAACTGTTCTGGGAGGCCTAGATATTTTCCTCCACCTCCAACAGTATAAATTTGCAGATGTCTTTGTAATCTCTGACGCTTGGACTCACGGATTTTCATACCAAAAATGATTGAAGATTTTGTGTAGTTGATCATTTGACCTGAGATTTCCTCATATTTCTTGAATATAGCAGCCATATGTTGACAGTTTAATTCCGTTGcacgacaaaagaaaagagaatcatCAGCAAACAGGAGGTGTGATATGTTAGGACAATCTCTCTCTAACCGTAGACCATGAATACACTTATCTTCAACGGCTGTAGTGATCATTTGGCTTAGTACTTCcgcacaaaaaagaaaaaggtaggCTGAAAGAGGATCACCTTGGCGTAGTCCTCTTGAAGGTTGAATGTAGCCATAAGGAGATCCATTGATTAATACTTCATATGAGACTGATTTTACACATCTCATAATCCACTGAACCCACTGACTGTCAAAACCCAACTGAATCATAACTTGTTCCAAGAAATCCCACTTTACTCTGTCATAAGCCTTACTAATATCTGTTTTGATAGCCAAGTAACCACTTTGACATTCATTTTTTGACTTAAGGGAGTGGATCAATTCGTGTGCTATCAGGACATGATCCAAGATATTATGCCCTGGGACAAAAGCAGCCTGGGACTCAGAGATGACTAGTCCTAAGCACTTTTTTAGTCGCATCACCAAAATCTTTGAGATTATTTTGTAGTTCACTGTACAAAGACTTATAGGGCGATAGTCGGCTATACTCTTAGCAT contains:
- the LOC104737705 gene encoding plant UBX domain-containing protein 9-like, with amino-acid sequence MVSPTRDSIQSYMSITGASESLAIQRLEEHGNNLPEAINGHFRDVERSIYDDSSLDNRPDYNVVEGNNHVRGSESRPVNESRPVPGALPSILSAARAFRPSLLLDPNYRRNLFRQLSGSALSGSPSPSSQTGEITGFPAHSTWGNDQARPPGLGQVGDGYARHSPTYGSQVHGGTHMDGESPVYSNDAEEEMIRAAIEASKKDFQEGRHNTRYSLDNDPSSVLSPIEVINREDEDIARAISMSLEMEEHESAYRDQLAEFTPQSVEHHDPCQSNTNESSRYQPGSSSVQDTREDMKQKQPINTSSQHRHDHQNVEASYPEEWGGIPSKELQEAIMLEKALFSGVAKENTSYNNQPGIHKESQSPDKKVVEEESERSSTTMKPVLPIEPSAENEDAITLLVRMPDSSRHGRRFLKSDKLKYLFDFIDAAGLVKPGTYRVVRPYPRRAFSLQDGALTFEELSLTNKQEALFLELLV
- the LOC104737704 gene encoding probable methyltransferase PMT15; amino-acid sequence: MFSFFSFSGQVMENYRWPSKLSKLSLRARQTNLYRVILIAILCAAFYYIGVWQHSGRGLSRSSLSNHDLTSVPCTFPHQPAPVLNFAARHSAPDPPSTATAERVTQISPCGVEFSEYTPCEFVNRSLSFPRERLIYRERHCPEKHEMLRCRIPAPFGYSVPFRWPESRDVAWFANVPHTELTVEKKNQNWVRYDKDRFLFPGGGTMFPRGADAYIDEIGRLINLKDGSIRTAIDTGCGVASFGAYLMSRNIVTMSFAPRDTHEAQVQFALERGVPAIIGVLASIRLPFPARAFDIAHCSRCLIPWGQYNGTYLIEVDRVLRPGGYWILSGPPINWQRHWKGWERTKDDLNSEQSQIERVARSLCWKKLVQREDLAVWQKPTNHIHCKRNRVVLRRPPFCHRTLPDQAWYTKLETCLTPLPEVTGSDIKEVAGGKLARWPERLNAVPPRIKSGSLEGINEDDFVSNTETWQRRVTYYKRFDQQLAETGRYRNFLDMNAHLGGFASALVDDPVWVMNVVPMEASVNTLGVIYERGLIGTYQNWCEAMSTYPRTYDFIHADSVFSLYKDRCDMEDILLEMDRILRPKGGVIIRDDIDVLTKVKKITDAMQWEGRIGDHENGPLEREKILFLVKEYWTAPAPDQSSDP